In one Streptomyces sp. NBC_01241 genomic region, the following are encoded:
- a CDS encoding SDR family NAD(P)-dependent oxidoreductase, with product MTGTRDFEGMNALVTGGASGIGAAVATLLLARGAQVAVLDRETAGAPAGVLAVKADVTDDHAVREAVDRAAGELGGLHTVVSNAGIGSIGTVEDNADEEWTRVLDINVLGMVRTARHALPHLRSAAAERPGAVSITQTCSIAATAGLPQRALYSASKGAVLSLTLAMAADHVREGIRVNCVNPGTADTPWIGRLLGQADDPAAERAALDARQPLGRLVSADEVAAAIVYLASPAAASVTGTALAVDGGMQGLRLRPAES from the coding sequence ATGACCGGCACACGCGACTTCGAGGGGATGAACGCCCTGGTGACGGGCGGCGCCTCCGGCATCGGCGCCGCCGTCGCGACCCTGCTGCTGGCGCGCGGCGCCCAGGTGGCGGTGCTCGACCGGGAGACCGCGGGCGCCCCCGCGGGCGTCCTGGCCGTCAAGGCGGACGTCACCGACGACCACGCCGTGCGCGAGGCGGTCGACCGGGCGGCCGGCGAACTCGGCGGCCTGCATACCGTCGTGTCCAACGCGGGCATCGGTTCCATCGGCACCGTCGAGGACAACGCCGACGAGGAGTGGACCCGGGTCCTGGACATCAACGTCCTCGGCATGGTCCGCACCGCCCGGCACGCCCTGCCCCATCTGCGGAGCGCGGCGGCCGAACGCCCCGGTGCCGTCTCGATCACCCAGACCTGCTCGATCGCCGCGACCGCCGGGCTGCCGCAGCGCGCCCTGTACAGCGCGAGCAAGGGCGCGGTCCTCTCCCTGACCCTCGCGATGGCCGCCGACCACGTCCGCGAGGGCATCCGGGTCAACTGCGTCAACCCGGGCACCGCGGACACCCCGTGGATCGGCCGGCTCCTCGGACAGGCCGACGACCCGGCCGCCGAACGGGCCGCGCTGGACGCCCGCCAGCCGCTCGGGCGGCTGGTCTCGGCCGATGAGGTGGCCGCCGCGATCGTCTACCTCGCGAGCCCCGCCGCCGCCTCCGTCACCGGCACGGCACTCGCCGTCGACGGCGGAATGCAGGGCCTGCGCCTGCGCCCCGCCGAAAGCTGA
- a CDS encoding glycerol-3-phosphate dehydrogenase/oxidase, which yields MTTLQSVPALGTHPASGSLPSRAETREQLSKAAYDLLVIGGGILGISTAWHAAQSGLRVALVDAGDFAGATSSASSKLLHGGLRYLQTGAVKLVAENHFERRAVSRQVAPHLTNPLTFYLPVYKGGPHGAAKLGAGVFAYSALSAFGDGVGHVISPAKAQRDVPELRTDGLKAVAVYGDDQMNDARMALMTVRAAVDAGAVVLNHAAVTGLRFTRGRVTGADLEDRTDGTEFGVNARLVLNATGPWVDHLRKMEDAGAAPSIRLSKGAHLVLKRTRPWKAALATPIDKYRIAFALPWEDMLLLGTTDEEYESDPADVAVNEKDTAQILDEAAFSIKDQQLSRDLITYSFAGLRVLPGGPGDTSKAKRETVVTEGRGGMLSVAGGKWTTFRHIGRTVMNKLAALPGHPLADDMEPISRLPKKLPLPGIANPNAVAHRLLIDGGTPGPRMAADTARHLATHYGSLAFDIARLANEKPALAERVHPDAPEIWAQVAYARDHEWAETADDVLRRRTTLTIRGLATDEIRAGVESMLGDRG from the coding sequence ATGACCACCCTGCAGAGCGTCCCGGCACTCGGGACACACCCGGCCTCCGGCTCCCTCCCGAGCCGCGCCGAGACCCGGGAGCAGCTGTCCAAGGCTGCGTACGACCTCCTGGTGATCGGTGGCGGCATCCTGGGCATCTCCACCGCCTGGCACGCCGCGCAGTCCGGGCTGCGGGTGGCCCTGGTGGACGCCGGCGACTTCGCCGGCGCCACCTCCTCCGCCTCCTCCAAGCTGCTCCACGGCGGTCTGCGCTACCTGCAGACCGGTGCGGTGAAGCTCGTCGCGGAGAATCACTTCGAGCGCCGTGCGGTGTCCCGTCAGGTCGCACCGCACCTGACCAATCCGCTCACCTTCTACCTGCCGGTCTACAAGGGCGGCCCGCACGGCGCGGCCAAGCTCGGCGCCGGTGTGTTCGCGTACTCGGCGCTCTCCGCGTTCGGTGACGGGGTCGGGCACGTCATCAGCCCGGCGAAGGCGCAGCGCGATGTGCCGGAGCTGCGTACGGACGGTCTGAAGGCCGTCGCGGTCTACGGCGACGACCAGATGAACGATGCCCGGATGGCGCTGATGACGGTCCGCGCGGCCGTCGACGCGGGTGCGGTCGTCCTCAACCACGCGGCGGTGACCGGACTGCGGTTCACCCGGGGCCGGGTGACGGGCGCCGACCTGGAGGACCGTACGGACGGTACGGAGTTCGGCGTCAACGCCCGTCTGGTGCTGAACGCCACCGGCCCGTGGGTCGATCACCTGCGGAAGATGGAGGACGCCGGCGCGGCTCCTTCGATACGTCTTTCCAAGGGCGCGCACCTGGTCCTGAAGCGGACGCGGCCGTGGAAGGCCGCGCTGGCGACCCCGATCGACAAGTACCGGATCGCGTTCGCCCTGCCCTGGGAGGACATGCTGCTGCTCGGCACGACGGACGAGGAGTACGAGAGCGATCCGGCGGACGTCGCGGTCAACGAGAAGGACACCGCGCAGATCCTGGACGAGGCCGCTTTCTCCATCAAGGACCAGCAGCTGTCGCGCGATCTGATCACGTACTCCTTCGCGGGTCTGCGGGTGCTGCCCGGAGGCCCGGGCGACACGTCCAAGGCCAAGCGCGAGACGGTCGTGACGGAGGGCCGCGGCGGGATGCTGTCGGTCGCGGGCGGCAAGTGGACGACGTTCCGCCACATCGGCCGTACGGTGATGAACAAGCTGGCCGCGCTCCCCGGCCACCCCCTGGCGGACGACATGGAGCCGATCTCGCGGCTGCCGAAGAAGCTCCCGCTGCCCGGCATCGCCAACCCGAACGCGGTGGCGCACCGGCTGCTGATCGACGGCGGTACGCCCGGCCCGCGGATGGCGGCCGACACGGCTCGCCACCTCGCCACCCACTACGGCTCGCTCGCCTTCGACATCGCACGGCTGGCGAACGAGAAACCGGCGCTGGCCGAGCGCGTCCACCCGGACGCGCCGGAGATCTGGGCGCAGGTCGCCTACGCGCGTGATCACGAGTGGGCCGAGACGGCGGACGACGTGCTGCGCCGGCGGACGACGCTGACGATCCGGGGCCTGGCGACGGACGAGATCCGGGCCGGCGTCGAGTCCATGCTCGGCGACCGGGGCTGA
- the glpK gene encoding glycerol kinase GlpK, with protein MTDAHTTGPFIAAIDQGTTSSRCIVFDKDGRIVSVDQKEHEQIFPKPGWVEHNAREIWENVQEVVAGAVVKAGITAADVKAIGITNQRETTLLWDKNTGEPVHNALVWQDTRTDALCKELGRNVGQDRFRRETGLPLASYFAGPKVRWLLDNVEGLRERAERGDILFGTMDSWVIWNLTGGTNGGVHVTDVTNASRTLLMNLHSMTWDTKILASMEIPAAVLPEIRSSAEVYGTAKGGVLDGVPVASALGDQQAALFGQTCFSEGEAKSTYGTGTFMLMNTGETPVNSYNGLLTTVGYRIGEQKPVYALEGSIAVTGSLVQWMRDQMGLINSAAEIETLALSVEDNGGAYFVPAFSGLFAPYWRSDARGVIAGLTRYVTKAHIARAVLEATAWQTREITDAMTKDSGVELAALKVDGGMTSNNLLMQTLADFLDAPVVRPMVAETTCLGAAYAAGLAVGFWPDTDALRANWRRAAEWTPRMDADTRDREYKSWLKAVERTLGWLEDEE; from the coding sequence GTGACCGACGCACACACCACCGGCCCGTTCATCGCGGCCATCGACCAGGGCACCACCTCCAGCCGCTGCATCGTCTTCGACAAGGACGGCCGGATCGTCTCCGTCGACCAGAAGGAGCACGAACAGATCTTCCCGAAGCCGGGCTGGGTCGAGCACAACGCGAGGGAGATCTGGGAGAACGTCCAGGAGGTCGTGGCGGGCGCCGTCGTCAAGGCGGGCATCACCGCCGCCGACGTGAAGGCCATCGGCATCACCAACCAGCGCGAGACCACGCTGCTCTGGGACAAGAACACCGGTGAGCCGGTCCACAACGCCCTCGTCTGGCAGGACACCCGCACCGACGCGCTCTGCAAGGAGCTCGGCCGCAATGTGGGCCAGGACCGCTTCCGCCGCGAGACCGGTCTGCCGCTCGCCTCGTACTTCGCGGGCCCCAAGGTCCGCTGGCTGCTCGACAACGTCGAGGGGCTGCGCGAGCGCGCCGAGCGCGGCGACATCCTCTTCGGCACGATGGACTCCTGGGTCATCTGGAACCTGACCGGCGGTACGAACGGCGGCGTCCACGTCACCGACGTCACCAACGCCTCGCGCACCCTCCTGATGAACCTGCACTCCATGACGTGGGACACCAAGATCCTCGCGTCCATGGAGATCCCGGCGGCCGTGCTGCCCGAGATCCGCTCCTCCGCCGAGGTGTACGGCACCGCGAAGGGCGGCGTCCTGGACGGCGTCCCGGTCGCCTCCGCGCTCGGCGACCAGCAGGCGGCCCTCTTCGGCCAGACCTGTTTCTCCGAGGGCGAGGCCAAGTCCACGTACGGCACCGGCACCTTCATGCTGATGAACACCGGTGAGACGCCCGTCAACTCGTACAACGGACTGCTGACGACCGTGGGGTACCGGATCGGCGAACAGAAGCCGGTCTACGCCCTGGAAGGCTCCATCGCCGTCACCGGCTCGCTGGTGCAGTGGATGCGCGACCAGATGGGCCTGATCAACTCGGCGGCCGAGATCGAGACGCTGGCCCTGTCGGTCGAGGACAACGGCGGCGCGTACTTCGTGCCCGCCTTCTCCGGTCTGTTCGCCCCGTACTGGCGCTCCGACGCCCGCGGCGTCATCGCCGGCCTGACCCGGTACGTCACCAAGGCCCACATCGCCCGTGCCGTCCTGGAGGCCACCGCCTGGCAGACCCGGGAGATCACCGACGCCATGACGAAGGACTCCGGTGTCGAACTCGCCGCCCTGAAGGTCGACGGCGGCATGACCTCCAACAACTTGCTGATGCAGACGCTCGCCGACTTCCTGGACGCACCCGTGGTGCGGCCCATGGTCGCCGAGACGACCTGCCTCGGCGCCGCCTACGCCGCCGGTCTCGCCGTCGGCTTCTGGCCGGACACCGACGCACTGCGCGCCAACTGGCGCCGGGCCGCCGAGTGGACACCCCGCATGGACGCGGACACCCGCGACCGCGAGTACAAGAGCTGGCTCAAGGCCGTGGAACGGACCCTGGGCTGGCTCGAAGACGAGGAGTAA
- a CDS encoding IclR family transcriptional regulator — protein MAKNIQSLERAAAMLRLLAGGERRLGLSDIASSLGLAKGTAHGILRTLQHEGFVEQDAASGRYQLGAELLRLGNSYLDVHELRARALVWTDDLARSSGESAYLGVLHQQGVLIVHHVFRPDDSRQVLEVGAMQPLHSTALGKVISAYDPVAHTEAMEAERRSFTPHTVTATAEFEAMLDLIRARGWAADVEETWEGVAAVAAPIHDRRRMPVGAVAVTGAVERVCADGELRPELIAAVRDCARAVSRDLGARPF, from the coding sequence ATGGCCAAGAACATCCAGTCGCTGGAGCGGGCGGCGGCGATGCTGCGCCTGCTGGCAGGCGGCGAGCGTCGGCTGGGGCTGTCCGACATCGCCTCTTCACTGGGCCTGGCCAAGGGCACCGCACACGGCATTCTGCGCACGCTCCAGCACGAGGGCTTCGTCGAGCAGGACGCGGCGTCCGGCCGCTATCAGCTGGGCGCCGAGCTGCTGCGCCTGGGCAACAGCTATCTGGACGTCCACGAGCTGCGGGCGCGCGCGCTCGTCTGGACGGACGACCTGGCCCGCTCCAGCGGCGAGAGCGCCTATCTGGGGGTCCTTCACCAGCAGGGCGTCCTCATCGTCCACCACGTGTTCCGGCCCGACGACAGCCGGCAGGTCCTGGAGGTCGGGGCCATGCAGCCGCTGCACTCCACGGCCCTGGGCAAGGTGATCTCGGCGTACGACCCGGTGGCGCACACCGAGGCGATGGAGGCCGAGCGGAGGTCCTTCACCCCGCACACCGTCACCGCTACGGCGGAGTTCGAGGCGATGCTCGATCTGATCCGGGCCCGCGGCTGGGCGGCCGACGTGGAGGAGACCTGGGAGGGCGTGGCCGCGGTGGCCGCCCCGATCCACGACCGGCGGCGGATGCCGGTCGGCGCGGTGGCCGTGACCGGCGCGGTGGAGCGGGTCTGCGCGGACGGGGAGCTGCGCCCCGAACTGATCGCCGCGGTGCGGGACTGCGCCCGCGCGGTCTCCAGGGATCTGGGCGCCCGGCCCTTCTGA
- a CDS encoding sugar ABC transporter substrate-binding protein, translated as MRVRTTSAAACAVLLAVTALAGCNRESSADGAGGGKVGIDLPRSDSDFWNSYQNYVQKGVKAGEVKALPLTNSQNDIGKLVANVQTFTDQGAKAVVMAPQDTGAIAESLNTLNEKKIPVISVDTRPDKGNIYMVVRADNKAYGTNACKYLGEQLKGKGKVVEFQGDLASINGRDRSEAFKACMDKDFPGIKVFELATDWKGDVASAKLQATLAANPDINGIYMQAGGVFLQPTLALLEQKKLLKPAGTPGHITIISNDGIPEEFDAIKAGKIDATISQPADLYAKYALYYAKAALDGKTFKEGPTDHDSNIIRIPNGFEDQLPAPLVTKDNVDDPKLWANQLEKKS; from the coding sequence ATGAGAGTGCGTACGACGAGTGCGGCAGCCTGCGCCGTACTGCTGGCCGTCACTGCCCTCGCGGGCTGCAACCGCGAGTCCTCCGCCGACGGCGCGGGAGGCGGGAAGGTCGGAATCGACCTGCCGCGCAGCGACAGCGACTTCTGGAACTCGTACCAGAACTACGTGCAGAAGGGGGTCAAGGCAGGCGAGGTCAAGGCCCTGCCGCTGACCAACTCGCAGAACGACATCGGCAAGCTGGTCGCCAACGTCCAGACCTTCACCGACCAGGGCGCCAAGGCCGTCGTGATGGCACCCCAGGACACCGGTGCGATAGCCGAATCGCTCAACACGCTGAACGAGAAGAAGATCCCCGTCATCAGCGTCGACACCCGCCCCGACAAGGGCAACATCTACATGGTGGTGCGGGCCGACAACAAGGCGTACGGGACCAATGCCTGCAAGTACCTCGGCGAGCAGCTGAAGGGCAAGGGCAAGGTCGTCGAGTTCCAGGGCGACCTCGCCTCGATCAACGGCCGTGACCGGTCCGAGGCGTTCAAGGCCTGCATGGACAAGGACTTTCCCGGCATCAAGGTCTTCGAGCTGGCCACCGACTGGAAGGGCGACGTCGCCTCCGCCAAGCTCCAGGCCACCCTGGCCGCCAACCCCGACATCAACGGCATCTACATGCAGGCGGGCGGCGTCTTCCTGCAGCCCACCCTCGCGCTCCTGGAGCAGAAGAAGCTGCTGAAGCCGGCCGGTACGCCGGGCCACATCACGATCATCTCCAACGACGGCATCCCGGAGGAGTTCGACGCCATCAAGGCGGGGAAGATCGACGCGACGATCTCGCAGCCCGCCGACCTGTACGCGAAGTACGCGCTGTACTACGCGAAGGCGGCCCTGGACGGCAAGACCTTCAAGGAAGGCCCGACCGACCACGACTCGAACATCATCAGGATCCCGAACGGCTTCGAGGACCAACTCCCCGCGCCCCTGGTGACCAAGGACAACGTGGACGACCCGAAACTGTGGGCCAATCAGCTGGAGAAGAAGAGCTAG
- a CDS encoding FadR/GntR family transcriptional regulator gives MAVTDEAIEKIKGMIVSGALRPGDRLPKESELAAELGLSRNSLREAVRALSLIRILDVRQGDGTYVTSLDPQLLLEALSFVVDFHRDDTVLEFLAVRRILEPAATAMAATRISEAQLDVLSSQLDALGAQPSVEELVACDLEFHRGIVQSSGNSVLCSLLDGLSGPTTRARVWRGLTQEDAVSRTLHEHRAIVSALRDRDAEAARAWATVHVASVEQWLRSTL, from the coding sequence ATGGCTGTCACCGACGAGGCGATCGAGAAGATCAAGGGAATGATCGTCTCGGGTGCGCTACGGCCCGGCGACCGGCTCCCCAAGGAGAGCGAACTCGCGGCCGAGCTGGGGCTCTCCCGCAACTCCCTCCGGGAGGCGGTGCGCGCCCTGTCGCTGATCCGCATCCTCGACGTGCGGCAGGGCGACGGCACATATGTGACCAGCCTCGATCCGCAGTTGCTGCTGGAGGCGCTGAGCTTCGTCGTGGACTTCCACCGCGACGACACGGTGCTCGAATTCCTGGCGGTCCGCCGGATCCTGGAACCGGCGGCGACGGCGATGGCGGCCACCCGGATCAGCGAGGCCCAACTGGACGTGCTGAGCTCGCAGTTGGACGCCCTGGGCGCGCAGCCCTCGGTGGAGGAGCTGGTCGCCTGCGATCTGGAGTTCCACCGCGGGATCGTGCAGTCCTCCGGGAACTCGGTGCTCTGCTCGCTGCTCGACGGGTTGTCGGGGCCGACGACCCGGGCGCGGGTCTGGCGCGGTCTGACGCAGGAGGACGCGGTGAGCCGCACGCTCCATGAGCACCGGGCGATCGTGTCGGCGCTGCGGGACCGGGACGCGGAGGCCGCGCGGGCGTGGGCGACGGTGCATGTGGCGAGCGTGGAGCAGTGGTTGCGGTCGACGCTGTAG
- a CDS encoding sugar ABC transporter ATP-binding protein yields the protein MIQAPPPAVEAAGIVKRFGPTVALDGVKLTVRPGESHALVGRNGAGKSTLVSVLTGLHKADAGTVTFGGEPAPAFGDTTAWQSKVACVYQKSMVVPDLTVAENLFLNRFDDNARWISWGKLRKRAEELLAEYGVQVDPGTRARDLAVEQRQFVEIARALSFGARLIILDEPTAQLDARGIGRLFDKLRELQSQGVAFLFISHHLQEVYELCTAVTVYRDARHVLSAPVADVAKAELVAAMTGEQSAGATAWHASGDGATARDESTAPVLRTERLTIQGRFEPLDLEVRPGEVLGLAGSAASGNTALGETLAGMRKASGGTVSVHGRAVRSGSVPHALDAGIGYIPEDRHDQGLVLERSVAENATLTVTDQLGPWGTVLPSRTREFARTMITSLDIKTQGPEQPVSGLSGGNQQKVVVARALARNPSVLVAVRPTAGVDVKSKDSLLGVVRRVADEGNAAVIISDELDDLRVCDRVLALFHGRVVATFASGWTDGELVAAMEGVGERE from the coding sequence ATGATCCAGGCACCACCACCTGCCGTAGAGGCGGCGGGCATCGTCAAACGCTTCGGTCCGACCGTGGCGCTCGACGGGGTGAAGCTCACCGTGCGGCCCGGTGAGTCCCACGCCCTCGTCGGCCGCAACGGCGCGGGCAAGTCGACGCTGGTCAGTGTCCTGACCGGGCTCCACAAGGCGGACGCGGGCACGGTCACCTTCGGTGGGGAGCCCGCGCCCGCCTTCGGGGACACCACGGCCTGGCAGTCGAAGGTCGCCTGCGTCTACCAGAAGTCGATGGTCGTCCCCGACCTGACCGTCGCCGAGAACCTCTTCCTCAACCGCTTCGACGACAACGCCCGCTGGATCAGCTGGGGGAAGCTCCGCAAGCGGGCCGAGGAGCTCCTCGCCGAGTACGGCGTCCAGGTCGACCCCGGCACCCGGGCGCGCGATCTCGCCGTCGAGCAGCGGCAGTTCGTCGAGATCGCGCGGGCGCTGTCCTTCGGCGCCCGGCTGATCATCCTGGACGAGCCGACCGCCCAGCTCGATGCCCGCGGCATCGGGCGGCTCTTCGACAAACTCAGGGAACTGCAGAGCCAGGGAGTGGCGTTCCTCTTCATCTCCCACCATCTGCAGGAGGTGTACGAGCTGTGCACGGCGGTCACCGTCTACCGCGACGCCCGTCATGTGCTCAGCGCGCCGGTCGCCGACGTCGCCAAGGCGGAACTGGTGGCGGCGATGACCGGCGAACAGTCCGCCGGCGCCACCGCCTGGCACGCGAGCGGTGACGGCGCGACGGCACGGGACGAATCGACCGCGCCCGTCCTGCGTACCGAACGCCTCACCATCCAGGGCCGGTTCGAACCCCTGGACCTGGAGGTCCGCCCCGGCGAGGTGCTCGGCCTCGCCGGCTCCGCGGCCAGCGGCAACACGGCCCTGGGCGAGACCCTGGCCGGAATGCGCAAGGCGAGCGGCGGCACGGTCTCCGTCCACGGCAGGGCCGTGCGCTCCGGCAGCGTGCCGCACGCACTGGACGCCGGGATCGGCTACATCCCCGAGGACCGGCACGACCAGGGCCTCGTCCTGGAACGCAGCGTCGCCGAGAACGCCACCCTCACCGTCACGGACCAGCTCGGCCCGTGGGGGACCGTACTGCCCTCCCGTACCAGGGAGTTCGCACGGACCATGATCACCTCGCTGGACATCAAGACACAGGGGCCCGAGCAGCCCGTCTCCGGACTCTCCGGCGGAAACCAGCAGAAGGTGGTGGTCGCCCGCGCGCTGGCCCGCAATCCGAGCGTGCTGGTGGCGGTCCGGCCCACCGCGGGTGTGGACGTCAAGTCCAAGGACTCGCTGCTCGGAGTCGTACGGCGGGTCGCCGACGAGGGGAACGCCGCAGTGATCATCTCGGACGAACTGGACGATCTGCGGGTCTGCGACCGGGTACTCGCCCTGTTCCACGGGCGTGTGGTCGCGACATTCGCCAGCGGGTGGACCGACGGGGAACTCGTCGCCGCCATGGAAGGTGTGGGGGAAAGGGAATGA
- a CDS encoding ABC transporter permease, producing the protein MTGTVRPAAADDINGGSKGSLTGERPLDRLKLIRWSDFSLVPVILVLMVIGFIVSPVFLTSENLISVVQQSSELSLLVLGQALILICGRMDLSLESTIGIAPVVAMWLVLPTEGGRFAGLGLLPTWSAIPLCLLVGLAIGAVNGFLMLKLRVNGFIATLGMLTMLRGLHIGITEGKSITDVPESFRYLGKSEWFGAPAAVWICLALFAVGGAALAWLRHGRSLYAIGGNPEAARAAGIRVDRVTWIVLAIGGLLAAFAGILYTGHYGSVAATQGNGWIFQVFAAAVIGGISLKGGRGTLFGALTGVLTLQLVVNVMTLGGVPALWNQFLNGAIIIVALVISRFASGEKQD; encoded by the coding sequence ATGACCGGCACGGTACGGCCCGCGGCGGCCGACGACATCAACGGCGGGTCCAAGGGCTCGTTGACGGGCGAACGCCCGCTGGACCGGCTGAAGCTGATCCGGTGGAGCGACTTCTCCCTGGTACCGGTGATCCTGGTGCTGATGGTGATCGGGTTCATCGTCTCGCCGGTGTTCCTGACCTCCGAGAACCTGATCAGCGTCGTCCAGCAGTCCTCCGAGCTGAGCCTGCTGGTCCTGGGCCAGGCGCTGATCCTGATCTGCGGGCGGATGGACCTGTCGCTGGAGTCGACGATCGGCATCGCACCCGTCGTCGCGATGTGGCTCGTCCTGCCCACCGAGGGCGGCCGCTTCGCGGGCCTGGGCCTGCTGCCCACCTGGTCGGCGATCCCGCTCTGTCTGCTCGTGGGCCTCGCCATCGGTGCCGTCAACGGCTTCCTGATGCTGAAACTGCGGGTCAACGGCTTCATCGCCACGCTCGGCATGCTCACCATGCTGCGCGGCCTCCACATCGGCATCACCGAGGGCAAGTCCATCACCGACGTTCCGGAGTCCTTCCGCTACCTCGGCAAGAGCGAGTGGTTCGGCGCACCGGCCGCCGTCTGGATCTGCCTGGCGCTGTTCGCCGTCGGCGGCGCCGCGCTGGCCTGGCTGCGCCACGGACGTTCGCTGTACGCGATCGGCGGCAACCCGGAGGCCGCGCGCGCCGCGGGCATCCGGGTGGACCGCGTCACCTGGATCGTCCTCGCCATCGGCGGTCTGCTGGCGGCCTTCGCGGGCATCCTCTACACCGGCCACTACGGATCGGTCGCGGCGACCCAGGGCAACGGCTGGATCTTCCAGGTGTTCGCCGCCGCGGTCATCGGCGGCATCAGTCTCAAGGGCGGCCGTGGCACCCTGTTCGGCGCGCTGACCGGCGTACTGACGCTCCAACTGGTGGTCAACGTGATGACCCTCGGCGGTGTCCCGGCGCTGTGGAACCAGTTCCTCAACGGCGCGATCATCATCGTCGCCCTGGTCATCTCCCGCTTCGCGAGCGGCGAGAAGCAGGACTGA
- a CDS encoding MIP/aquaporin family protein — protein MSSSDIFIGETTGTAVLILLGGGVCAAVTLKRSKAQNAGWLAITFGWGFAVLTGAYLAGGVSGAHLNPAVTIGLAIEGGTKWSDVPLYLVSQLFGAMIGAVLVWLTYYGQFRAHLTDPEIVGAQPGEEAMVDQSSAPKAGPVLGIFSTGPEIRHAVQNLATEIIATVVLVLAILTQGLNNDGNGLGTLGALVTALVVVGIGLSLGGPTGYAINPVRDLGPRIVHALLPLPNKGGSDWGYAWIPVVGPLVGGAIAGGLYNVAFA, from the coding sequence GTGTCCAGCTCCGACATCTTCATCGGCGAGACCACCGGTACCGCCGTACTCATCCTGCTCGGCGGCGGTGTCTGCGCGGCCGTCACTCTCAAGCGCTCCAAAGCGCAGAACGCCGGCTGGCTCGCCATCACCTTCGGGTGGGGTTTCGCGGTCCTGACCGGCGCGTATCTGGCCGGCGGCGTGTCCGGCGCGCATCTCAATCCGGCGGTCACGATCGGTCTCGCGATCGAGGGCGGCACCAAGTGGAGCGATGTACCGCTGTACCTCGTCTCGCAGCTGTTCGGCGCGATGATCGGCGCGGTGCTGGTCTGGCTGACGTACTACGGGCAGTTCCGGGCGCATCTCACAGATCCGGAGATCGTGGGCGCCCAGCCGGGTGAAGAGGCCATGGTCGACCAGTCCTCCGCCCCGAAGGCAGGCCCGGTGCTGGGCATCTTCTCCACCGGCCCCGAGATCCGGCACGCGGTGCAGAACCTCGCCACCGAGATCATCGCCACCGTCGTGCTCGTCCTGGCGATCCTCACCCAGGGCCTCAACAACGACGGCAACGGCCTCGGCACGCTCGGCGCGTTGGTCACCGCGCTGGTCGTCGTCGGTATCGGTCTCTCGCTCGGCGGGCCGACGGGTTACGCGATCAACCCGGTTCGCGACCTCGGTCCGCGTATCGTGCACGCGCTGCTTCCGCTGCCGAACAAGGGCGGCTCCGACTGGGGCTACGCATGGATCCCGGTCGTCGGACCGCTCGTCGGCGGCGCGATCGCGGGCGGGCTCTACAACGTCGCCTTCGCCTGA